Proteins encoded in a region of the Penaeus vannamei isolate JL-2024 chromosome 30, ASM4276789v1, whole genome shotgun sequence genome:
- the LOC113829662 gene encoding nascent polypeptide-associated complex subunit alpha, muscle-specific form-like, producing MAKWRDFVLFSSLLASIATSFSDNVGRFDPDHYYILQSGGFYKYGHQRDGTYEKAEASQPGNVLGEFGFRDASGTDYKLEYTADHRGFQPSGDHLPLVHTRTALENLGVGVVSSDGGYTFNYETDSSDRKESADPNLNVKGRFSFQGTDGRRKTIRYRAGADTGFVAQGDHIPVSPEIPSGSQVVPQTRSGPSAPAPSSAPASPAQVSSSSSPDGSYSFNYETDSSDREESADPNLNVKGRFSFQGTDGRRRTIRYRAGAGTGFVAQGDHIPVSPEVPSGSQIPQTRSSPSAPAPSSAPTPSSAPASPAQVSSSSSPDGSYSFNYETDSSDREESADPNLNVKGRFSFQGTDGRRRTIRYRAGAGTGFVAQGDHIPVSPEVPSGSQIVQQTRSSPSAPAPSSAPAPSSAPASPAHVSSSSSPDGSYSFNYETDSSDREESADPNLNVKGRFSFQGTDGRRRTIRYRAGAGTGFVAQGDHIPVSPEVPSGSQIVPQTRSSPSAPAPSSAPAPSSAPAPSSAPASPAQVSSSSSPDGSYSFNYETDSSDREESADPNLNVKGRFSFQGTDGRRRTIRYRAGAGTGFVAQGDHIPVSPEVPSGSQIVPQTRSSPSAPAPSSAPAPSSAPAPSSAPASPAQVSSSSSPDGSYSFNYETDSSDREESADPNLNVKGRFSFQGTDGRRRTIRYRAGAGTGFVAQGDHIPVSPEVPSGSQIVPQTRSSPSAPAPSSAPASPAQVSSSSSPDGSYSFNYETDSSDREESADPNLNVKGRFSFQGTDGRRRTIRYRAGAGTGFVAQGDHIPVSPEVPSGSQIVPQTRSSPSAPAPSSAPTPSSAPASPAQVSSSSSPDGSYSFNYETDSSDREESADPNLNVKGRFSFQGTDGRRRTIRYRAGAGTGFVAQGDHIPVSPEVPSGSQIVPQTRSSPSAPAPSSAPAPSSAPAPSSAPASPAQVSSSSSPDGSYSFNYETDSSDREESADPNLNVKGRFSFQGTDGRRRTIRYRAGAGTGFVAQGDHIPVSPEVPSGSQIVPQTRSSPSAPAPSSAPAPSSAPAPSSAPASPAQVSSSSSPDGSYSFNYETDSSDQEESADPNLNVKGRFSFQGTDGRRRTIRYRAGAGTGFVAQGDHIPVSPEVPSGSQIVPQTRSSPSAPAPSSAPAPSSAPASPAQVSSSSSPDGSYSFNYETDSSDREESADPNLNVKGRFSFQGTDGRRRTIRYRAGAGTGFVAQGDHIPVSPEVPSGSQIVPQTRSSPSAPAPSSAPAPSSAPAPSSAPASPAQVSSSSSPDGSYSFNYETDSSDREESADPNLNVKGRFSFQGTDGRRRTIRYRAGAGTGFVAQGDHIPVFPEVPSGSQIVPQTRSSPSAPAPSSAPAPSSAPASPAQVSSSSSPDGSYSFNYETDSSDREESADPNLNVKGRFSFQGTDGRRRTIRYRAGAGTGFVAQDHIPVSPEVPSGSQIVPQTRSSPSAPAPSSAPAPSSAPASPVHVSSSSSPDGSYSFNYETDSSDREESADPNLNVKGRFSFQGTDGRRKTIRYRAGAGTGFVAQGDHIPVSPETPSGSELVPQTRSGPLAPSQTSSHLSDGTYSFNYETDSSNREESADSNLNVKGRFSFRADDGRERTVQYKAGAGLGFVAAGDHLPISETGMPGFPTVAGGYQFGYETDSSMREENADQHLNVRGTYSFQADDGQQRIVIYKAGADTGFFAEGDHLPAVN from the coding sequence GTACTGTTCAGTTCTTTATTGGCCAGCATCGCCACTTCCTTCTCTGATAATGTGGGAAGATTCGATCCTGATCATTACTACATCCTCCAGAGTGGAGGATTCTACAAATATGGACACCAAAGAGATGGCACTTATGAAAAAGCGGAGGCGAGCCAACCAGGAAACGTTTTAGgagaatttggttttagagaTGCTTCAGGAACAGACTACAAATTAGAATACACTGCCGATCACAGAGGTTTCCAGCCCTCTGGTGATCACCTGCCTTTAGTTCATACAAGAACTGCATTAGAAAATCTTGGAGTTGGGGTTGTATCTTCTGATGGAGGTTACACCTTTAACTATGAAACTGACTCCAGTGATCGAAAAGAAAGCGCTGACCCAAACCTTAATGTTAAAGGAAGATTCAGTTTCCAAGGCACAGACGGACGCCGAAAAACTATTCGGTATAGAGCAGGAGCAGATACTGGGTTTGTTGCTCAAGGAGATCACATTCCTGTTTCCCCGGAGATACCATCAGGATCACAGGTAGTTCCTCAGACTAGGAGTGGCCCTTCAGCACCTGCACCATCTTCAGCCCCTGCATCCCCAGCACAAGTGAGCAGCTCTTCATCACCAGATGGAAGTTACAGTTTTAATTACGAAACTGATTCTAGTGACCGAGAAGAGAGTGCCGATCCAAACCTCAATGTTAAAGGAAGATTCAGTTTCCAAGGCACAGACGGACGCCGCAGAACTATTCGGTATAGAGCAGGAGCAGGTACTGGGTTTGTTGCTCAAGGTGATCATATTCCTGTCTCCCCAGAGGTACCATCAGGATCACAGATACCTCAGACTAGGAGTAGCCCTTCAGCACCAGCACCGTCTTCAGCACCAACCCCGTCTTCAGCACCTGCATCCCCAGCGCAAGTGAGCAGCTCTTCATCACCAGATGGAAGTTACAGTTTTAATTACGAAACCGATTCTAGTGACCGAGAAGAGAGTGCCGATCCAAACCTCAATGTTAAAGGACGATTCAGTTTCCAAGGCACAGACGGACGCCGCAGAACTATTCGGTATAGAGCAGGAGCAGGTACTGGGTTTGTTGCTCAAGGAGATCACATTCCTGTCTCCCCGGAGGTACCATCAGGATCACAGATAGTTCAGCAGACTAGGAGTAGCCCTTCAGCACCAGCACCGTCTTCAGCACCAGCACCGTCTTCAGCACCTGCATCCCCAGCGCATGTGAGCAGCTCTTCATCACCAGATGGAAGTTACAGTTTTAACTATGAAACCGATTCTAGTGACCGAGAAGAGAGTGCCGATCCAAACCTCAATGTTAAAGGACGATTCAGTTTCCAAGGCACAGATGGACGCCGCAGAACTATTCGGTATAGAGCAGGAGCAGGTACTGGGTTTGTTGCTCAAGGAGATCACATTCCTGTCTCCCCGGAGGTACCATCAGGATCACAGATAGTTCCTCAGACTAGGAGTAGCCCTTCAGCACCAGCACCGTCTTCAGCACCAGCACCGTCTTCAGCACCAGCCCCGTCTTCAGCACCTGCATCCCCGGCGCAAGTGAGCAGCTCTTCATCACCAGATGGAAGTTACAGTTTTAACTATGAAACCGATTCTAGTGACCGAGAAGAGAGTGCCGATCCAAACCTCAATGTTAAAGGACGATTCAGTTTCCAAGGCACAGATGGACGCCGCAGAACTATTCGGTATAGAGCAGGAGCAGGTACTGGGTTTGTTGCTCAAGGAGATCACATTCCTGTCTCCCCGGAGGTACCATCAGGATCACAGATAGTTCCTCAGACTAGGAGTAGCCCTTCAGCACCAGCACCGTCTTCAGCACCAGCACCGTCTTCAGCACCAGCCCCGTCTTCAGCACCTGCATCCCCGGCGCAAGTGAGCAGCTCTTCATCACCAGATGGAAGTTACAGTTTTAACTATGAAACCGATTCTAGTGACCGAGAAGAGAGTGCAGACCCAAACCTCAATGTTAAAGGACGATTCAGTTTCCAAGGCACAGATGGACGCCGCAGAACTATTCGGTATAGAGCAGGAGCAGGTACTGGGTTTGTTGCTCAAGGAGATCACATTCCTGTCTCCCCGGAGGTACCATCAGGATCACAGATAGTTCCTCAGACTAGGAGTAGCCCTTCAGCACCAGCACCGTCTTCAGCACCTGCATCCCCAGCGCAAGTGAGCAGCTCTTCATCACCAGATGGAAGTTACAGTTTTAATTACGAAACCGATTCTAGTGACCGAGAAGAGAGTGCCGATCCAAACCTCAATGTTAAAGGAAGATTCAGTTTCCAGGGCACAGACGGACGCCGCAGAACTATTCGGTATAGAGCAGGAGCAGGTACTGGGTTTGTTGCTCAAGGAGATCACATTCCTGTCTCCCCGGAGGTACCATCAGGATCACAGATAGTTCCGCAGACTAGGAGTAGCCCTTCAGCACCAGCACCGTCTTCAGCACCAACCCCGTCTTCAGCACCTGCATCCCCAGCGCAAGTGAGCAGCTCTTCATCACCAGATGGAAGTTACAGTTTTAACTATGAAACCGATTCTAGTGACCGAGAAGAGAGTGCCGATCCAAACCTCAATGTTAAAGGACGATTCAGTTTCCAAGGCACAGATGGACGCCGCAGAACTATTCGGTATAGAGCAGGAGCAGGTACTGGGTTTGTTGCTCAAGGAGATCACATTCCTGTCTCCCCGGAGGTACCATCAGGATCACAGATAGTTCCTCAGACTAGGAGTAGCCCTTCAGCACCAGCACCGTCTTCAGCACCAGCACCGTCTTCAGCACCAGCCCCGTCTTCAGCACCTGCATCCCCGGCGCAAGTGAGCAGCTCTTCATCACCAGATGGAAGTTACAGTTTTAACTATGAAACCGATTCTAGTGACCGAGAAGAGAGTGCCGATCCAAACCTCAATGTTAAAGGACGATTCAGTTTCCAAGGCACAGATGGACGCCGCAGAACTATTCGGTATAGAGCAGGAGCAGGTACTGGGTTTGTTGCTCAAGGAGATCACATTCCTGTCTCCCCGGAGGTACCATCAGGATCACAGATAGTTCCTCAGACTAGGAGTAGCCCTTCAGCACCAGCACCGTCTTCAGCACCAGCACCGTCTTCAGCACCAGCCCCGTCTTCAGCACCTGCATCCCCGGCGCAAGTGAGCAGCTCTTCATCACCAGATGGAAGTTACAGTTTTAACTATGAAACCGATTCTAGTGACCAAGAAGAGAGTGCAGACCCAAACCTCAATGTTAAAGGACGATTCAGTTTCCAAGGCACAGATGGACGCCGCAGAACTATTCGGTATAGAGCAGGAGCAGGTACTGGGTTTGTTGCTCAAGGAGATCACATTCCTGTCTCCCCGGAGGTACCATCAGGATCACAGATAGTTCCTCAGACTAGGAGTAGCCCTTCAGCACCAGCACCGTCTTCAGCACCAGCCCCGTCTTCAGCACCTGCATCCCCGGCGCAAGTGAGCAGCTCTTCATCACCAGATGGAAGTTACAGTTTTAATTACGAAACCGATTCTAGTGACCGAGAAGAGAGTGCCGATCCAAACCTCAATGTTAAAGGACGATTCAGTTTCCAAGGCACAGACGGACGCCGCAGAACTATTCGGTATAGAGCAGGAGCAGGTACTGGGTTTGTTGCTCAAGGAGATCACATTCCTGTCTCCCCGGAGGTACCATCAGGATCACAGATAGTTCCTCAGACTAGGAGTAGCCCTTCAGCACCAGCACCGTCTTCAGCACCAGCACCGTCTTCAGCACCAGCACCGTCTTCAGCACCTGCATCCCCAGCGCAAGTGAGCAGCTCTTCATCACCAGATGGAAGTTACAGTTTTAATTACGAAACCGATTCTAGTGACCGAGAAGAGAGTGCCGATCCAAACCTCAATGTTAAAGGACGATTCAGTTTCCAAGGCACAGACGGACGCCGCAGAACTATTCGGTATAGAGCAGGAGCAGGTACTGGGTTTGTTGCTCAAGGAGATCACATTCCTGTCTTCCCGGAGGTACCATCAGGATCACAGATAGTTCCTCAGACTAGGAGTAGCCCTTCAGCACCAGCACCGTCTTCAGCACCAGCCCCGTCTTCAGCACCTGCATCCCCGGCGCAAGTGAGCAGCTCTTCATCACCAGATGGAAGTTACAGTTTTAATTACGAAACCGATTCTAGTGACCGAGAAGAGAGTGCCGATCCAAACCTCAATGTTAAAGGACGATTCAGTTTCCAAGGCACAGACGGACGCCGCAGAACTATTCGGTATAGAGCAGGAGCAGGCACTGGGTTTGTTGCTCAAGATCACATTCCTGTCTCCCCAGAGGTACCATCAGGATCACAGATAGTTCCTCAGACTAGGAGTAGCCCTTCAGCACCAGCACCGTCTTCAGCACCTGCACCGTCTTCAGCACCTGCATCCCCAGTGCATGTGAGCAGCTCTTCATCACCAGATGGAAGTTACAGTTTTAACTATGAAACCGATTCTAGTGACCGAGAAGAGAGTGCCGATCCAAACCTCAATGTTAAAGGACGATTCAGTTTCCAAGGCACAGATGGACGCCGAAAAACTATTCGGTATAGAGCAGGAGCAGGTACTGGGTTTGTCGCTCAAGGAGATCACATTCCTGTTTCTCCAGAAACACCTTCAGGATCGGAACTAGTCCCTCAGACAAGGAGTGGACCTTTAGCACCATCACAAACCTCTAGTCATCTTTCTGACGGAACATATAGCTTTAATTATGAAACTGATTCCAGTAACCGAGAAGAGAGTGCAGATTCTAATTTAAATGTCAAGGGTAGATTTAGCTTTCGTGCAGATGATGGACGTGAAAGAACTGTTCAGTACAAAGCTGGCGCTGGCTTAGGCTTTGTTGCAGCAGGGGATCATCTACCGATTTCGGAAACAGGCATGCCAGGATTTCCTACTGTTGCGGGAGGTTACCAATTTGGCTATGAAACTGATTCCAGTATGCGTGAAGAAAATGCAGATCAACATTTGAATGTTAGAGGCACATACAGTTTCCAAGCTGACGATGGCCAACAAAGAATTGTCATTTACAAAGCAGGAGCGGATACAGGTTTCTTTGCAGAGGGTGATCACCTCCCTGCTGTGAATTAA